In Pseudobythopirellula maris, a single window of DNA contains:
- a CDS encoding BBP7 family outer membrane beta-barrel protein — MASPQITTAAAFAAILTALTMPALAQNLPTPMEEMPPSSRQTLTMPGPTLGAEPTDSAAPSVDDVMRVESAESSGVKMSYDDYAMNQMPALTESSATWLRRGIWYADLEGVVYDRVWDREELSIATNTVAFGNNLFDIGAIGVNVSDHGSEGHGRLTLGRFLFRDLNNRDHTAEMVVFGGGEHYQRQQADSTFPGGITLTTSVLIDSTTPSLDQSDSMSMDYDSRFHSWEWNYRVAERLNHDRMELMPSGNWVRRAPHGYTKEYLFGLRLFDLEEELLLEAQGVRSVNQTDGSTDGDFRVKTSNNLFGPQFGLGLTYETDRWNVSFHGKNGVFINDASLSRSLAYNNSPSGTADDFSREVNRNKLSYMMQAGIVGRYHLRPNLSLRASYEVMYVTSVALAPDELDFTPEKIDFSVSGDPFYHGVSFGTEYYW, encoded by the coding sequence GTGGCCAGTCCCCAAATCACGACCGCCGCGGCGTTTGCCGCGATATTGACGGCCCTTACCATGCCGGCCCTTGCGCAGAATCTGCCGACGCCGATGGAGGAGATGCCTCCCTCGAGCCGTCAAACGCTCACCATGCCCGGGCCCACGCTCGGCGCGGAGCCGACCGATTCAGCGGCGCCGTCGGTCGACGACGTGATGCGCGTCGAGTCGGCCGAATCGAGCGGCGTGAAAATGTCGTACGACGACTACGCCATGAACCAGATGCCCGCGCTCACCGAGAGCTCGGCCACCTGGCTGCGGCGTGGGATATGGTACGCCGACCTCGAAGGCGTGGTGTACGATCGCGTCTGGGACCGCGAGGAGCTCTCGATCGCCACCAACACGGTCGCCTTCGGCAACAACTTGTTCGACATCGGTGCGATCGGCGTGAACGTGAGCGATCACGGCAGCGAAGGCCACGGTCGATTGACGCTCGGCCGCTTCTTGTTTCGCGACCTGAACAACCGCGACCACACGGCCGAGATGGTTGTCTTCGGCGGCGGCGAGCACTACCAGCGTCAACAGGCCGATTCAACCTTTCCTGGCGGGATCACGCTGACCACCTCGGTGCTGATCGACAGCACGACCCCGAGCCTGGATCAATCCGATTCGATGTCGATGGACTACGACAGCCGGTTCCACAGCTGGGAGTGGAACTACCGGGTCGCCGAACGCTTGAATCACGATCGGATGGAGCTGATGCCCTCGGGCAACTGGGTCCGTCGGGCGCCGCACGGTTACACCAAGGAGTACCTCTTCGGCTTGCGGCTGTTCGACCTCGAAGAGGAGCTGCTGCTCGAGGCCCAAGGGGTCCGTTCGGTCAACCAAACCGATGGATCAACCGACGGCGACTTCCGTGTGAAGACCAGCAACAACCTGTTCGGGCCGCAGTTCGGCCTCGGGCTGACCTACGAGACCGACCGTTGGAACGTCTCGTTCCACGGCAAGAACGGCGTGTTCATCAACGACGCCAGCCTCAGCCGCAGCTTGGCGTACAACAACTCGCCCTCCGGAACGGCGGACGATTTCTCGAGAGAAGTGAACCGCAACAAGCTGTCGTACATGATGCAAGCCGGCATCGTCGGACGCTACCACCTGCGGCCGAACCTGTCGCTGCGGGCGAGCTACGAAGTGATGTACGTCACCTCCGTGGCGCTGGCCCCGGATGAGCTCGACTTCACGCCTGAGAAGATCGACTTCAGCGTGTCGGGCGACCCGTTCTACCACGGCGTGTCGTTCGGCACGGAGTACTACTGGTAG